The Sphingopyxis fribergensis genome contains a region encoding:
- a CDS encoding ArsR/SmtB family transcription factor, producing the protein MVENDSHTLDTIFHALGDATRRAMLGELAVGERTVGELAEPFTMSLAAASKHIKVLENAGMVRRDVRGRTHVCSLDPAPLMSADQWLRMYRRFWTDRLDTLERLLRAEDAVPPPPKKPLPGKEGEKR; encoded by the coding sequence ATGGTTGAAAATGATTCGCACACACTCGATACGATCTTCCACGCGCTGGGCGATGCGACGCGGCGGGCGATGCTCGGCGAACTGGCCGTCGGCGAACGGACGGTCGGCGAGCTGGCCGAACCCTTCACGATGTCGCTCGCGGCGGCCTCGAAGCATATCAAGGTGCTGGAAAATGCCGGGATGGTCCGCCGCGACGTGCGCGGGCGAACCCATGTCTGCAGCCTCGATCCGGCGCCGCTGATGAGCGCCGACCAGTGGCTCCGCATGTACCGCCGCTTCTGGACCGACCGGCTCGACACCCTCGAACGGCTGCTGCGCGCGGAAGATGCTGTCCCCCCTCCCCCCAAGAAACCCCTCCCCGGGAAAGAAGGAGAAAAACGATGA
- a CDS encoding SRPBCC family protein: protein MTTMLTGGNYGVLTEPATLTIERLLPGPVERIWSYLTDSELRRQWMAAGAMEEKVGAAVEFTWRNDELTDPPGTRPEGFGAEHSMVCEVIAIDAPNLLSISWGSTGGVTFTLQEKGDEVLLTVVHRRIEDPSVRLNVSAGWHAHIDVLEARLRGRTPAPHWDNWVRLRTDYAERLFG from the coding sequence ATGACGACGATGCTTACCGGGGGCAATTATGGTGTCCTCACCGAACCCGCGACGCTGACGATCGAGCGTCTGCTCCCCGGCCCGGTCGAGCGTATCTGGTCCTATCTGACCGACAGCGAGCTGCGCCGCCAGTGGATGGCGGCGGGCGCGATGGAGGAAAAGGTCGGCGCGGCGGTCGAATTCACCTGGCGCAACGACGAGCTGACCGACCCGCCGGGCACGCGTCCCGAAGGCTTTGGCGCCGAGCACAGCATGGTCTGCGAAGTCATCGCGATCGACGCGCCCAACTTGCTGTCGATCAGCTGGGGCAGCACCGGCGGCGTGACCTTCACGCTCCAGGAAAAGGGCGACGAGGTGCTGCTGACCGTTGTGCATCGCCGGATCGAGGATCCGTCGGTGCGGCTCAATGTCAGCGCGGGCTGGCACGCGCATATCGACGTTCTCGAAGCGCGGCTCCGCGGCCGCACGCCGGCGCCTCACTGGGATAATTGGGTACGGCTACGCACCGATTATGCCGAGCGCCTGTTCGGTTGA
- a CDS encoding TFIIB-type zinc ribbon-containing protein — protein sequence MTGPAVGMPCPVCKVPLSMSDRQGVEIDYCPQCRGVWLDRGELDKIIERSVAADTAPPPASAPPPQQPYPQSAPPAYRDQGYGGYHKGYPKRRKSFLEELFD from the coding sequence ATGACCGGACCTGCCGTGGGCATGCCCTGCCCGGTCTGCAAAGTGCCGCTGTCGATGAGCGACCGGCAGGGCGTCGAGATCGACTATTGCCCGCAATGCCGCGGCGTGTGGCTCGATCGCGGCGAGCTCGACAAGATTATCGAACGGAGCGTGGCGGCCGATACGGCGCCGCCGCCGGCCTCTGCGCCACCGCCGCAACAGCCCTATCCGCAAAGCGCTCCGCCTGCGTACCGGGATCAAGGGTATGGCGGATACCACAAGGGATATCCCAAGCGCCGCAAATCCTTTCTGGAAGAGCTTTTCGACTAA
- the pnp gene encoding polyribonucleotide nucleotidyltransferase yields the protein MFDVKKVSIEWGGETLTLETGKVARQADGAVVATLGETMVLAAVTAAKTVKEGQDFFPLTVHYQEKYSGAGRIPGGFFKRERGATEKETLVSRLTDRPIRPLFPEGFYNEINVIAQVLSYDGHNEPDILAMVAASAALTISGVPFMGPIGAARVGYVDGEYILNPTDAQVAEGDLDLVVAATYDAVMMVESEANELSEEIMLGAVLFAHDACKDVVKAIVKLAEQAAKDPWDMAEQADLTAAKDKLKKLIGKDIAAAYKLTDKSARSNALNEARAKAKEAFSDAAPQDQMAAGKLMKKLEAEIVRGAILKDGKRIDGRTTTQIRPILAETHFLPRAHGSALFTRGETQTIATCTLGTKDSEQMIDGLNGLSYSNFMLHYNFPPYSVGEVGRFGAPSRRDIGHGKLAWRALHAVLPTKDEFPYTIRITSDITESNGSSSMASVCGGSLAMMDAGVPLKRPVSGIAMGLILEGKDFAILSDILGDEDHLGDMDFKVAGTSEGITTMQMDIKIAGITREIFEAALNQAKEGRAHILGEMAKALGEARTELSAHAPRIETMQIDKAKIRDIIGTGGKVIREIVATTGAKVDIDDEGLIKISSSDPEQIEAARKWISGIVEEAEVGKIYDGKVVNLVDFGAFVNFMGGKDGLVHVSEIANERVEKVADVLSEGQEVKVKVLEIDPRGKVRLSMRVVNQETGEELEDTRPPREPREPRGDRGPRRDGGDRGDRGPRGGGGGRDRGPRRDGGGGGDRGPRRERSEGPEDQGHVPDFLKD from the coding sequence ATGTTTGACGTGAAAAAAGTATCGATCGAGTGGGGCGGTGAAACGCTGACCCTCGAAACGGGCAAGGTTGCCCGTCAGGCCGACGGCGCGGTTGTCGCGACGCTCGGCGAAACGATGGTCCTGGCCGCGGTCACCGCCGCCAAGACGGTCAAGGAAGGGCAGGATTTCTTCCCGCTCACCGTCCACTATCAGGAAAAATATTCGGGCGCAGGCCGCATCCCCGGCGGCTTCTTCAAGCGCGAGCGCGGCGCGACCGAAAAGGAAACTTTGGTTTCGCGTTTGACCGATCGTCCGATCCGTCCGCTGTTCCCCGAAGGTTTCTATAACGAAATCAACGTCATTGCCCAGGTTCTGAGCTATGACGGCCACAACGAGCCCGACATCCTCGCGATGGTCGCTGCGTCGGCCGCGCTCACCATCTCGGGCGTGCCCTTCATGGGTCCGATCGGCGCTGCGCGCGTCGGTTATGTCGATGGCGAATATATCCTGAACCCGACCGACGCGCAGGTTGCCGAAGGCGACCTCGACCTCGTCGTCGCCGCGACCTACGACGCGGTGATGATGGTCGAATCCGAAGCCAATGAGCTGTCGGAAGAGATCATGCTCGGCGCCGTCCTGTTCGCGCACGATGCGTGCAAGGACGTCGTCAAGGCGATCGTCAAGCTGGCCGAGCAGGCTGCCAAGGATCCCTGGGACATGGCCGAACAGGCCGACCTGACCGCCGCCAAGGACAAGCTGAAGAAGCTGATCGGCAAGGACATCGCCGCCGCGTACAAGCTGACCGACAAATCGGCCCGCTCGAACGCGCTGAACGAAGCCCGCGCCAAGGCCAAGGAAGCTTTCTCTGACGCCGCGCCGCAGGACCAGATGGCCGCCGGCAAGCTGATGAAGAAGCTCGAAGCCGAAATCGTGCGCGGCGCCATCCTCAAGGACGGCAAGCGCATCGACGGCCGCACGACGACGCAGATTCGTCCCATCCTTGCCGAAACGCACTTCCTGCCCCGCGCGCATGGCTCGGCGCTGTTCACGCGCGGCGAGACGCAGACGATCGCGACCTGTACCCTTGGCACCAAGGACAGCGAGCAGATGATCGACGGCCTCAACGGCCTCAGCTACTCGAACTTCATGCTGCACTATAACTTCCCGCCCTATTCGGTCGGCGAAGTCGGTCGTTTCGGGGCGCCCAGCCGCCGCGACATCGGCCACGGCAAGTTGGCATGGCGTGCGCTGCACGCGGTGCTGCCGACGAAGGACGAGTTCCCCTACACGATCCGCATCACCAGCGACATCACCGAGTCGAACGGCTCGTCGTCGATGGCGTCGGTTTGCGGCGGTTCGCTCGCGATGATGGACGCCGGCGTTCCGCTGAAGCGTCCGGTTTCGGGCATCGCGATGGGGCTGATCCTCGAAGGCAAGGATTTCGCGATCCTGTCGGACATCCTTGGTGACGAAGATCACCTCGGCGACATGGACTTCAAGGTGGCGGGCACGTCCGAAGGCATCACCACGATGCAGATGGACATCAAGATCGCGGGCATCACGCGCGAGATCTTCGAAGCCGCTTTGAATCAGGCCAAGGAAGGCCGCGCGCACATCCTCGGCGAAATGGCGAAGGCGCTGGGCGAAGCCCGCACCGAGCTGTCGGCGCACGCACCGCGTATCGAGACGATGCAGATCGACAAGGCGAAGATCCGCGACATCATCGGCACCGGCGGCAAGGTGATCCGCGAGATCGTCGCGACGACCGGCGCCAAGGTCGACATCGACGACGAAGGCCTGATCAAGATCTCGTCGAGCGATCCCGAGCAGATCGAAGCCGCGCGCAAGTGGATTTCGGGCATCGTCGAGGAAGCCGAAGTCGGCAAAATCTATGACGGCAAGGTCGTCAACCTCGTCGATTTCGGTGCGTTCGTGAATTTCATGGGCGGCAAGGACGGTCTCGTCCACGTCAGCGAAATCGCGAACGAGCGCGTCGAGAAGGTCGCCGACGTCCTGAGCGAAGGCCAGGAAGTCAAGGTCAAGGTCCTCGAGATCGATCCGCGCGGCAAGGTTCGCCTGTCGATGCGCGTCGTCAATCAGGAAACCGGCGAAGAGCTGGAAGACACGCGCCCGCCGCGTGAACCCCGCGAACCGCGCGGCGATCGTGGTCCGCGCCGTGATGGCGGCGACCGCGGTGACCGCGGCCCGCGTGGCGGCGGTGGCGGTCGTGACCGCGGCCCGCGTCGTGACGGCGGCGGCGGTGGCGATCGTGGCCCGCGCCGCGAACGCAGCGAAGGTCCGGAAGACCAGGGCCATGTGCCCGACTTCCTGAAGGACTAA
- the rpsO gene encoding 30S ribosomal protein S15: MSITAERKTEVINDNARAKGDTGSPEVQVAILTDRINTLTAHFKAHHKDNHSRRGLLMMVNKRRSLLDYLKKKDESRYSALIAKLGLRK; encoded by the coding sequence ATGTCGATTACCGCCGAGCGCAAAACCGAAGTCATCAACGACAATGCCCGAGCAAAGGGCGACACCGGTTCGCCGGAAGTGCAGGTCGCGATCCTGACCGACCGCATCAACACGCTGACCGCCCACTTCAAGGCGCATCACAAGGACAACCACAGCCGCCGCGGCCTCCTGATGATGGTCAACAAGCGTCGCAGCTTGCTCGACTATCTGAAGAAGAAGGACGAGAGCCGCTATTCGGCGCTGATCGCGAAGCTGGGTCTTCGCAAATAA
- the truB gene encoding tRNA pseudouridine(55) synthase TruB, with protein sequence MNGWIILDKPLGLGSTQAVGAVKRVCREAGLGKVKVGHGGTLDPLATGVLPIALGEATKLCGRMLDASKIYDFTIRFGTQTDGLDAEGEVVATSDMRPTLAEVEAVLPRFTGPIEQVPPAFSAIKIDGQRAYDRARKGEAVEMKARAVTVYSLRHAGLDPASTAAPEEWTPDQVRGDEGGEGLQEITLTAHVSKGTYIRSLARDIAHAVGTVGHVTMLRRTKAGPFDLSQAISLDKLNAFGQGAAQSEFILPLEAGLVDIPALNLSPEAAGAIRQGRVWTGVATVDGLYWGRDSEMRPVALIEVLAGTLKVVRGFNL encoded by the coding sequence ATGAACGGCTGGATCATCCTCGACAAACCCCTGGGGCTCGGCTCGACGCAAGCGGTTGGCGCGGTCAAACGCGTGTGCCGCGAGGCGGGGCTGGGCAAGGTCAAGGTCGGCCATGGCGGGACGCTCGATCCGCTGGCGACCGGGGTGCTGCCGATCGCACTCGGCGAGGCGACCAAGCTCTGCGGCCGGATGCTCGATGCGAGCAAGATTTACGACTTTACGATCAGGTTCGGAACCCAAACCGACGGGCTCGATGCCGAGGGCGAAGTGGTCGCGACGAGCGACATGCGTCCGACACTTGCCGAGGTCGAGGCGGTGCTGCCGCGCTTCACCGGCCCGATCGAACAGGTGCCGCCGGCTTTTTCGGCGATCAAGATCGACGGCCAGCGCGCCTATGATCGCGCGCGCAAGGGCGAGGCGGTCGAGATGAAGGCGCGGGCTGTAACAGTCTATTCCCTTCGTCATGCCGGACTTGATCCGGCATCCACTGCGGCGCCGGAAGAATGGACCCCGGATCAAGTCCGGGGTGACGAAGGAGGGGAGGGGCTTCAGGAAATCACCCTCACCGCCCACGTCTCCAAAGGCACCTATATCCGCAGCCTTGCGCGCGACATCGCGCATGCCGTCGGCACCGTCGGCCACGTCACGATGCTCCGCCGCACCAAGGCCGGACCGTTCGACCTGTCACAGGCGATTTCGCTGGACAAATTGAACGCATTCGGCCAAGGCGCCGCCCAATCAGAATTCATTCTGCCGCTCGAGGCAGGGCTGGTCGACATCCCGGCTCTGAACCTTTCCCCGGAAGCGGCAGGGGCGATCCGTCAGGGTCGCGTCTGGACCGGGGTAGCTACGGTTGACGGGCTCTATTGGGGAAGGGACAGCGAAATGCGTCCCGTCGCCCTGATCGAGGTTTTGGCGGGAACGCTGAAGGTCGTCCGGGGCTTCAATCTGTAA
- a CDS encoding DUF6491 family protein → MTNLALSLAAVLLPLSAAAAANEPATETRALGVEASIVFPSDSSIRNWQADRDRGIWIQGRSNDWYYGTFAGLCRDLDFAQAIGFETRGAGRLDKFASIIVRGERCQLTSFVTSAPPPSKEERKAAREAKKAAQN, encoded by the coding sequence ATGACGAATCTCGCACTCTCCCTGGCCGCCGTGCTGCTTCCCCTTTCTGCGGCTGCGGCGGCCAACGAGCCCGCGACCGAAACCCGCGCGCTCGGCGTCGAAGCGAGTATTGTCTTTCCCAGCGACAGTTCGATCCGCAACTGGCAGGCCGACCGCGACCGCGGCATCTGGATTCAGGGCCGCAGCAACGACTGGTATTATGGGACGTTCGCCGGCCTCTGCCGCGACCTCGATTTCGCGCAGGCGATCGGTTTCGAAACGCGCGGCGCCGGGCGGCTCGACAAGTTCGCGTCGATCATCGTCCGCGGCGAACGCTGCCAACTGACTTCTTTCGTGACCTCGGCCCCGCCGCCGTCGAAAGAAGAACGGAAAGCGGCGCGCGAAGCCAAAAAGGCCGCGCAAAATTGA
- a CDS encoding GNAT family N-acetyltransferase — protein MLDRLYVDLADGDLRLVKLTDAHREALRTVCAADADIWPIYSSSFGPEHFDKSFDALIGGAGRMPYAIMDGDTLVGMTAWLRPDWSAQTVEIGNSFIHPAARGTGFNGRVKKLMLDHAFAVGIRRIEFRIDERNRRSQAAVAKLGCHKDGVLRSERVTWTGYTRDTGLWSLLADEWQA, from the coding sequence ATGCTTGATCGCCTCTATGTCGACCTCGCCGACGGCGACCTTCGGCTCGTCAAGCTGACCGACGCGCATCGCGAGGCACTGCGCACCGTCTGCGCCGCCGACGCCGATATCTGGCCGATCTATTCGTCGAGCTTCGGCCCCGAACATTTCGACAAGAGCTTCGACGCGCTGATCGGCGGCGCCGGGCGCATGCCCTATGCGATCATGGACGGCGACACGCTCGTCGGCATGACCGCCTGGCTGCGCCCCGACTGGTCGGCGCAAACTGTCGAGATCGGCAACAGCTTCATCCACCCCGCTGCGCGCGGCACCGGTTTCAACGGCCGGGTCAAAAAGCTGATGCTCGATCACGCCTTCGCGGTCGGGATCCGCCGGATCGAATTCCGCATCGACGAACGCAACAGGCGCAGCCAAGCCGCGGTCGCGAAACTCGGCTGTCACAAGGATGGCGTTCTGAGGTCGGAGCGCGTCACCTGGACGGGCTACACCCGCGACACCGGCCTATGGTCGCTGCTCGCCGATGAATGGCAAGCATAA
- a CDS encoding thymidine kinase, whose protein sequence is MAKLYFYYASMNAGKSTTLLQADFNYRERGMETMLWTAALDDRYGAGQVTSRIGLMAEAHKFDPDSDLWAAVNAENAERPLACVLVDEAQFLTRAQVLDLARLADETGIPVLCYGLRTDFSAELFPGSAALLGIADALVELKAVCECGRKATMNLRVDETGRAVVEGAQTEIGGNDRYVAMCRRHFMAKRREAAEAPREVGTDA, encoded by the coding sequence ATGGCCAAGCTCTATTTCTATTACGCCAGCATGAATGCGGGCAAATCGACGACGCTGCTCCAGGCGGATTTCAACTATCGCGAGCGCGGCATGGAAACGATGTTGTGGACCGCCGCGCTCGACGATCGTTATGGCGCGGGGCAAGTGACGAGCCGCATCGGGCTGATGGCCGAGGCGCATAAATTCGATCCCGACAGCGACCTGTGGGCCGCGGTCAACGCCGAGAATGCCGAACGGCCGCTCGCGTGCGTGCTCGTCGACGAGGCGCAGTTCCTGACGCGCGCGCAGGTGCTGGACCTCGCACGTCTTGCCGACGAAACCGGCATTCCCGTGCTCTGCTACGGCCTGCGCACCGATTTTTCGGCCGAGCTTTTCCCCGGATCGGCGGCGCTGCTCGGCATTGCCGACGCGCTGGTCGAATTGAAGGCGGTGTGCGAATGCGGGCGCAAGGCGACGATGAATTTGCGTGTCGACGAAACCGGCCGTGCGGTGGTCGAGGGCGCGCAGACCGAGATCGGCGGCAACGACCGCTATGTCGCGATGTGCCGCCGGCACTTCATGGCCAAGCGGCGCGAAGCGGCCGAGGCGCCAAGGGAGGTCGGCACGGATGCTTGA
- a CDS encoding WS/DGAT/MGAT family O-acyltransferase, whose translation MRLMPVTDAMFLVAETRETPMHVGGVNLYTLPDKVDETEWLNEQLAMLRQSEGLRRPFSEVLKLTPLGQYGPIRLVPDKDIDMHYHVRSAALPKPGRYREMFELVSRLHGTLLDRTRPMWEITLISGLPDRQIATYFKIHHALMDGASSMHFTNAMLSPDPKERRSYSPMSVEAYEAYKRKFPAPKKPPTPSLTDLKAIGGFLKEQWGNSVGVTKALNQYAAAMFGLGGGDLATPWGGLPRTSFNRNITGARRFVAQSWSLERVRAMGKAYDGTINDAVLAMCSGAMRKYLQSLNELPDKPLKAMAPVSIRAKDDIDSGNSVAAVTANLATHIDDPAERMRTIQASMNAAKAQLREMTAQQIQIYTAITQMPQMLTALTRTADKFPAYSVTISNVPGPREQLYWNGARLDGMYPASIPVDGMAMNITQVSNNKNIDFGITACRRSVPHVQRLIDYLEDALVDLEEAAGIKGK comes from the coding sequence ATGCGGCTGATGCCGGTGACCGACGCGATGTTTCTGGTCGCGGAGACACGCGAGACGCCGATGCATGTCGGGGGCGTCAATCTCTACACGCTGCCCGACAAGGTCGACGAGACTGAGTGGCTCAACGAGCAGCTGGCAATGCTGCGCCAGTCCGAAGGCCTGCGCCGACCGTTCAGCGAAGTTCTCAAGCTCACCCCGCTTGGGCAATATGGCCCGATCCGGCTGGTCCCCGATAAAGACATCGACATGCATTACCATGTGCGCAGCGCCGCGTTGCCAAAGCCGGGGCGCTATCGCGAGATGTTCGAATTGGTTTCGCGTCTCCACGGGACGTTGCTCGACCGGACGCGACCGATGTGGGAAATCACGCTGATCTCGGGGCTCCCCGATCGCCAGATTGCGACCTATTTCAAAATCCACCACGCGCTGATGGACGGCGCCAGCTCAATGCACTTCACCAATGCCATGCTCAGCCCCGATCCGAAGGAGAGGCGCAGCTATTCACCCATGTCGGTCGAAGCCTATGAGGCCTATAAGCGCAAATTCCCGGCGCCGAAAAAGCCGCCGACGCCGAGCCTCACCGATTTGAAAGCGATCGGCGGTTTCCTGAAGGAGCAATGGGGCAACAGCGTCGGCGTCACCAAGGCGCTCAACCAATATGCCGCCGCGATGTTCGGGCTCGGCGGTGGCGACCTCGCGACGCCCTGGGGCGGCTTGCCGCGCACCAGCTTTAACCGCAACATCACCGGCGCGCGGCGCTTCGTCGCGCAAAGCTGGTCTCTCGAACGCGTGCGCGCGATGGGCAAGGCGTATGACGGCACGATCAACGATGCCGTGCTCGCCATGTGTTCGGGGGCGATGCGCAAATATCTGCAGTCGCTGAACGAGCTGCCCGACAAACCGCTCAAAGCCATGGCGCCGGTGTCGATCCGCGCGAAGGACGACATCGATTCGGGCAATTCGGTCGCGGCGGTGACCGCCAATCTAGCGACGCATATCGACGATCCGGCAGAGCGGATGCGGACGATCCAGGCGTCGATGAACGCCGCGAAAGCGCAGCTTCGCGAGATGACCGCGCAGCAGATCCAGATCTATACCGCGATCACCCAGATGCCGCAGATGCTGACCGCGCTGACGCGCACGGCGGACAAATTCCCGGCGTATAGCGTCACCATCTCGAACGTCCCCGGCCCGCGCGAACAGCTCTACTGGAATGGTGCCCGCCTCGACGGCATGTATCCCGCCAGCATCCCCGTCGACGGCATGGCCATGAACATCACGCAGGTCAGCAACAACAAGAATATCGATTTCGGCATCACCGCGTGCCGCCGCAGCGTGCCGCATGTGCAGCGGCTGATCGACTATCTGGAGGATGCGCTGGTCGACCTGGAGGAAGCGGCGGGGATCAAGGGGAAGTAA
- the rbfA gene encoding 30S ribosome-binding factor RbfA, whose protein sequence is MKTAETKGPTVRALRVGEQVRHILSQILARGDVHDDLLTKHPVSVTEVRMSSDLRHATVFVKSLLGKEEEAVLKALRTNTAWLQKSVAEKMTMKYAAKLKFLSDESFDEASHIDKLLRDPKVARDLEGGESDEG, encoded by the coding sequence ATGAAAACGGCAGAAACCAAGGGCCCCACCGTCCGGGCGCTGCGTGTCGGCGAACAGGTGCGCCATATCCTGTCGCAAATCTTGGCGCGCGGCGACGTGCACGACGATTTGCTGACCAAACATCCGGTAAGCGTCACCGAAGTCCGTATGTCATCCGACCTTCGCCATGCGACCGTCTTCGTAAAGTCGCTGCTCGGCAAGGAAGAGGAAGCGGTGCTGAAGGCGTTGCGCACCAACACTGCCTGGCTGCAAAAGAGCGTCGCCGAGAAAATGACGATGAAATACGCCGCGAAGCTGAAATTCCTGAGCGACGAAAGCTTCGACGAGGCAAGCCATATCGACAAATTGCTGCGCGATCCGAAGGTGGCGCGCGATTTGGAGGGCGGTGAGAGCGACGAGGGCTGA
- a CDS encoding DUF1697 domain-containing protein, producing MARYVALFGSINVGGNRLKMADLRAAFEAEGFSDVETVVASGNVIFSHPARPTRGLEEKLTLMVDDRFDMHCAALVRSRDELAAAIADNPFAGTNEDKFVHTMFLDGQPTAAQFEALASDKWIKPNERLALGDRALFIDYGDGVGDSKLTARMIERRLEHKGTARNMRSIARIIDKLDELEKA from the coding sequence ATGGCTCGCTATGTGGCATTGTTCGGCAGCATCAACGTCGGTGGGAACCGGCTGAAAATGGCCGACCTGCGCGCGGCGTTCGAGGCTGAAGGGTTCAGCGACGTCGAAACCGTAGTGGCCAGCGGCAATGTCATTTTCTCGCACCCCGCGCGGCCGACGCGCGGGCTCGAGGAGAAGCTGACCTTGATGGTCGACGACCGCTTCGACATGCATTGCGCCGCCCTGGTGCGGAGCCGCGACGAGCTCGCCGCGGCGATCGCCGACAATCCGTTTGCGGGCACGAACGAGGACAAGTTCGTCCACACGATGTTCCTCGACGGGCAGCCGACCGCGGCGCAGTTCGAGGCGCTGGCCAGCGACAAATGGATCAAGCCGAACGAGCGTCTCGCGCTTGGCGACCGGGCGCTTTTTATCGATTATGGCGACGGTGTCGGCGACAGCAAATTGACCGCGCGGATGATCGAACGGCGGCTGGAACATAAGGGCACGGCGCGCAATATGCGCTCGATCGCCCGGATTATCGACAAGCTCGACGAGTTGGAGAAAGCGTAA